A section of the Gemmatimonadaceae bacterium genome encodes:
- a CDS encoding 5'-nucleotidase C-terminal domain-containing protein: MRMRGLLLLALLSAAACYTSMTLGANGPVDLVVAATTDVHGYVEGWNYLTGRPDTLRGLARIATIVDSIRRTTGTMPILVDAGDMLQGTPLTYVAARVDTTARHPVIAAMNAMQYDAAAIGNHEFNYGLPTLDRALRQAEFPLLACNVYGPNGQRRFGAWTVEIRRGVKVGIVGATTPGSMVWDRDNLAGRLQVRDIIPDVRSSVRDARNAGAAVVIAVVHSGLDEPSSYDTIGTGVASENVAARLAHEVPGIDVIVYGHTHKEMADTVIAGTLLMQPKNWATSLAVAQLRLERRNGRWAVVYKRGRLIPAAHHREDSQVLAVAAEGHRLAVRYAATPIGSTPVAWRADSGRVIATPLTDFVLDVERRASGAQLASTAVFSLDASLDAGPITIARVAALYPYENTLRAVRVTGAQLRDYLEYSARYFRAGANGITADPSIPGYNYDVVGGVDYEIDVAKPIGQRVTRLEFQGKAVMPSDSFTMAVNNYRQAGGGGFSMLHDAPVVYDQQREIRDLLIDEVKKRGTIRPEQFAGTQFRVVNSRAGAK, translated from the coding sequence ATGCGTATGCGTGGATTGCTGCTGCTCGCGCTGTTGTCGGCCGCGGCGTGCTATACGAGCATGACGTTGGGCGCCAATGGCCCTGTCGATCTCGTTGTCGCCGCGACGACCGACGTGCACGGGTACGTCGAGGGCTGGAATTACCTGACCGGCCGGCCGGACACGCTTCGCGGCCTCGCCCGGATCGCCACGATCGTCGATTCGATTCGGCGGACGACGGGCACGATGCCCATCCTGGTGGACGCCGGCGACATGCTGCAAGGAACGCCGCTGACGTACGTCGCCGCGCGCGTCGACACGACCGCGCGGCACCCGGTGATCGCCGCGATGAACGCGATGCAGTACGACGCCGCCGCGATCGGTAACCACGAATTCAACTACGGCCTTCCCACGCTCGACCGCGCGCTGCGTCAAGCCGAATTCCCGCTCCTCGCGTGCAACGTGTACGGACCGAACGGGCAGCGCCGGTTCGGCGCATGGACGGTCGAGATTCGGCGCGGCGTGAAAGTGGGAATCGTCGGCGCCACGACGCCGGGATCGATGGTATGGGACCGCGACAACCTCGCCGGCCGCCTGCAGGTGCGCGACATCATCCCCGACGTGCGCAGCTCGGTTCGTGACGCGCGAAACGCCGGGGCGGCGGTCGTGATCGCCGTCGTTCACTCCGGACTCGACGAGCCGTCGTCGTACGACACGATCGGCACGGGCGTGGCGAGCGAGAACGTCGCGGCGCGTCTCGCGCACGAGGTGCCGGGGATCGACGTGATCGTGTACGGCCATACGCACAAGGAGATGGCCGACACGGTCATCGCCGGGACGCTGCTCATGCAGCCGAAGAACTGGGCGACGAGTCTCGCCGTGGCGCAGCTTCGGCTCGAGCGCCGCAACGGTCGTTGGGCCGTGGTCTACAAGCGAGGGCGTCTGATCCCGGCCGCGCACCATCGCGAAGACTCTCAGGTGCTCGCGGTCGCGGCCGAGGGCCATCGTCTCGCCGTCCGGTATGCGGCGACGCCCATCGGCAGCACGCCGGTCGCGTGGCGCGCCGACTCCGGGCGCGTCATCGCGACCCCGCTGACCGACTTCGTGCTCGACGTGGAGCGCCGCGCGTCCGGCGCCCAGCTCGCGTCGACCGCCGTCTTTTCGCTCGATGCGTCGCTCGATGCCGGCCCGATCACGATCGCCCGCGTCGCCGCGCTCTACCCGTACGAGAACACACTCCGCGCCGTGCGCGTCACCGGCGCGCAACTGCGCGACTACCTCGAGTACAGCGCCCGGTACTTCCGCGCCGGCGCCAACGGCATCACAGCCGACCCGTCGATCCCCGGCTATAACTACGACGTCGTCGGAGGGGTCGACTACGAGATCGACGTGGCGAAGCCGATCGGCCAGCGCGTCACGCGACTGGAATTCCAGGGGAAGGCGGTGATGCCGTCCGATTCATTCACGATGGCGGTGAACAACTATCGCCAAGCGGGAGGCGGAGGGTTCTCGATGCTCCACGACGCCCCGGTCGTGTACGATCAGCAGCGAGAAATCCGAGACCTGCTCATCGACGAAGTGAAGAAGCGAGGAACGATTCGGCCGGAGCAGTTCGCCGGAACGCAGTTCAGAGTCGTGAACAGCCGAGCGGGCGCGAAATAG
- the udk gene encoding uridine kinase, which produces MNPFIVGIAGGSGSGKSTVARHVAQALRAESVAFIDMDAYYMNFSRLSLDERRKVNWDHPDAFDWPLLVAHLERLAGGESIEKPVYDFVTHSRTDSTVHIPAARVIVVDGILLFNDPRIRELCDVKIFVDADADLRLIRRIRRDTTKRGRPLDEIIEQYLTTVHPMHLEFVEPTKRYADVIVPRGGHNAVAVDMIVSNIQRRLDAAVAT; this is translated from the coding sequence ATGAACCCCTTCATCGTCGGAATCGCCGGGGGTTCGGGGTCCGGCAAATCGACCGTGGCGCGACACGTCGCGCAGGCCCTCCGCGCCGAGTCGGTCGCGTTCATCGACATGGACGCGTATTACATGAACTTCTCGCGGCTTTCGCTCGACGAGCGGCGGAAGGTCAACTGGGATCATCCGGACGCGTTCGATTGGCCCCTGCTGGTTGCACATCTGGAGCGGCTCGCCGGCGGCGAGTCGATCGAGAAACCCGTCTACGACTTCGTCACGCACTCGCGCACCGACAGCACGGTCCACATCCCGGCGGCCCGCGTGATCGTCGTCGACGGCATCCTGCTCTTCAATGACCCGCGCATCCGCGAACTCTGCGACGTGAAGATCTTCGTCGACGCAGACGCAGACCTCCGCCTCATCCGGCGCATCCGCCGCGACACGACAAAACGCGGCCGCCCGCTCGACGAAATCATCGAGCAGTACCTCACCACCGTCCATCCGATGCATCTCGAATTCGTCGAGCCGACGAAGCGCTACGCCGACGTGATCGTGCCGCGCGGAGGCCACAACGCGGTCGCGGTCGACATGATCGTCTCCAACATCCAGCGCCGGCTCGACGCGGCGGTCGCCACGTGA
- a CDS encoding response regulator produces the protein MTAPNARPVTGERVLVVDDEADIVALVAYHLVKAGYRVSTAATGPEALTAARQERPALIVLDLMLPGASGYDVLEQLRAHEATRDVAVLMLTARREEQDRIRGLALGADDYLTKPFSPQELVLRVGAILRRMSAGGVGPSDVVSIGPVTIDRAEHRVAVDGRAIELTPTEYKLLLTLAERRGRVQGRAHLLETVWEAAPDIQTRTVDMHVQRLRTKLGEAGDLIETVRGFGYRLKSIQARRT, from the coding sequence GTGACAGCCCCCAATGCCCGCCCCGTAACCGGCGAGCGAGTGCTCGTCGTCGACGACGAAGCGGACATCGTCGCCCTCGTCGCGTACCACTTGGTGAAGGCGGGGTACCGCGTGTCCACGGCCGCCACCGGCCCGGAGGCGCTGACGGCCGCGCGACAGGAACGCCCCGCGCTGATCGTGCTCGACCTCATGCTCCCCGGCGCGTCGGGCTACGACGTGCTCGAGCAGCTGCGAGCGCATGAAGCGACACGCGACGTCGCCGTCTTGATGCTCACGGCGCGCCGCGAAGAGCAGGATCGCATTCGCGGCCTCGCGCTCGGCGCCGACGACTATCTCACCAAGCCGTTCAGCCCTCAGGAGCTCGTCCTCCGCGTCGGCGCCATCCTGCGCCGCATGAGCGCCGGCGGTGTCGGGCCGTCGGACGTCGTTTCCATCGGTCCGGTCACCATCGACCGCGCCGAGCACCGGGTCGCGGTGGACGGACGGGCGATCGAGCTGACGCCGACCGAATACAAGCTCCTCTTGACGCTCGCCGAGCGGCGCGGTCGTGTTCAGGGACGCGCGCACCTGCTCGAGACCGTCTGGGAGGCCGCGCCCGACATTCAAACGCGCACGGTCGACATGCACGTACAGCGGCTGCGCACGAAGCTCGGCGAGGCCGGCGACCTGATCGAAACAGTTCGCGGATTCGGCTACCGACTCAAGAGCATACAGGCACGTCGCACGTGA
- a CDS encoding ATP-binding protein: MSLTKRLLVGSLVIVVLLVAVVVVIAGNRLDNRLAAETQHELEREARLVGSEWHAGMNDDSLADAAGAALGRRVTLIRSDGKVVGDSEFSGDDLEQLQNHFGRPEVADARERGIGWSRRRSPSAGDDEIYLAIKHPLGTVRVSVGTAKFREIVNGARDDVIAAGLLALAGTLIVAFGFSRAVSQPIIELRDVATAIAAGDLERRPALSAPGEVGDLASALQRMTEQLSSRLSALQAEDALLSAVIDSLDEGIVAVSARGSVVRLNESARRLLDLRANVPFSTDMLPQHRLMRDALRGAMAGVATGPLEIGVADRTLLVSARPLPPPDGGAVVAVQDLTTRRRLETIRRDFVANVSHELKTPLTVIAGFAETLRDRELPSDNRERFLDTIEANTRRMQRIVDDLLDLSRYESGSWRPNVVSNDLAGVVSDVFTGIARAADAKGLTLGFQASPDAQHVEADPTALRQVLGNLIENAVRHTARGSVTVSAEAPPRGGTTLRVRDTGSGIPTEHLGRIFERFYRVDAGRARDEGGTGLGLAIVRHLVEAHGGSVRAESVVGQGTTITAHFPAAAVTHV; encoded by the coding sequence GTGAGTCTCACCAAGCGGTTGTTGGTGGGATCGCTCGTCATCGTCGTTCTTCTCGTCGCGGTCGTCGTCGTGATCGCCGGCAACCGCCTGGACAACCGCCTCGCCGCCGAAACGCAGCACGAGCTCGAGCGCGAGGCGCGGCTCGTCGGCAGCGAATGGCACGCCGGCATGAACGACGACTCGCTCGCCGACGCAGCGGGTGCCGCGCTCGGCCGCCGCGTGACTCTCATTCGTTCGGACGGCAAAGTCGTCGGCGACTCCGAGTTCAGCGGCGACGATCTGGAACAACTTCAGAACCACTTTGGCCGCCCGGAAGTCGCCGACGCGCGTGAACGCGGCATCGGCTGGTCGCGCCGCCGCAGCCCGTCCGCCGGCGACGACGAGATCTACCTCGCCATCAAACATCCGCTCGGCACCGTGCGCGTGTCGGTCGGAACCGCGAAGTTCCGCGAGATCGTCAACGGAGCGCGCGACGACGTGATCGCGGCCGGGTTGCTCGCGCTCGCCGGTACGCTGATCGTGGCGTTCGGCTTCTCGCGCGCCGTGTCGCAGCCGATCATCGAGCTGCGCGACGTCGCGACCGCGATCGCGGCCGGGGATCTCGAGCGCCGGCCTGCTCTTTCGGCGCCGGGCGAAGTCGGCGACCTCGCGTCGGCGCTTCAACGGATGACCGAGCAGCTCTCCTCTCGACTGTCGGCGCTCCAGGCGGAAGACGCGCTGTTGTCGGCGGTGATCGATTCGCTCGACGAGGGCATCGTCGCCGTCAGCGCGCGCGGCAGCGTCGTGCGTCTGAACGAGAGCGCGCGCCGGCTCCTCGACCTGCGCGCCAACGTGCCCTTCTCGACCGACATGCTCCCGCAACACCGGCTCATGCGCGACGCGCTGCGCGGCGCGATGGCCGGCGTCGCCACCGGCCCCCTCGAGATCGGCGTCGCCGACCGGACGTTGCTCGTTTCGGCGCGCCCGCTTCCCCCCCCCGACGGCGGCGCGGTGGTCGCCGTGCAGGATCTCACGACGCGGCGGAGACTCGAAACGATCCGCCGCGACTTCGTCGCCAACGTGTCGCACGAGCTCAAGACGCCGCTCACGGTCATCGCCGGCTTCGCCGAGACGCTTCGCGACCGCGAGTTGCCGTCGGACAACCGCGAGCGGTTTCTCGACACCATCGAGGCGAACACGCGGCGCATGCAGCGAATCGTCGACGATTTGCTCGACCTGTCACGGTACGAGTCGGGCAGCTGGCGGCCGAACGTGGTATCGAACGATCTGGCCGGCGTCGTGAGCGACGTGTTCACCGGCATCGCCCGCGCCGCCGACGCAAAGGGGCTCACGCTCGGATTCCAAGCGTCGCCCGACGCGCAGCACGTTGAGGCGGATCCGACCGCGCTGCGTCAGGTCCTCGGGAACCTGATCGAGAACGCGGTGCGGCACACCGCGCGCGGCAGCGTCACGGTGAGCGCCGAAGCGCCGCCGCGCGGCGGCACGACGCTCCGCGTGCGCGACACGGGGAGCGGCATCCCGACGGAGCACCTCGGCCGCATCTTCGAGCGTTTTTATCGCGTCGACGCGGGACGCGCGCGCGACGAAGGCGGAACCGGCCTCGGCCTCGCGATCGTGCGGCACCTCGTCGAAGCACACGGCGGATCGGTGCGAGCGGAGAGCGTCGTCGGCCAAGGCACGACGATCACCGCGCATTTTCCGGCTGCCGCCGTTACCCACGTGTGA
- a CDS encoding Ppx/GppA phosphatase family protein — translation MAPGHRRVAAIDIGSNSIRQIVADVSTDGTIQVVDEMKAAPRLATGLAANGRLSDIAIRAAIEAVERMATLAKELGAARIDVVATSAVRDASNAAAFITEVQRVTGLRVRVLDGAEEARLSFRSAVAHFDMGVGRTVVLDIGGGSAELALSAEGVIERLVSLPFGAIRLTEEFFEHGVTPRGVRKLRKAVSNAIRANVPRRDWRGAQLIGSGGTFTNLAGVYLARQGILTAARSVHAAHIPRADLEHILDMLADMTSDERREVPGLNPERADIIVAGVAVAAEVLRRLESRELVVSRYGIREGLLLEAARVVPTIADPGDARARSVTDLAQRCHAEEPHSSRVQVLALALFDALGERLGCTRDDRAALADAALLHDAGYHISYERHHKHSYHLVLHADLLGMPPSEQVVIANVSRYHRGSEPRRRHRNFGMLDKTLRRRIRRLSAILRIADGLDRGHVSAVAGVKVRWTQRAIRITPVPASPRPRGAMRLEMWGAHRKSGLLATVAGTAVEIVAPDGHVLSSDSLGGEELE, via the coding sequence GTGGCGCCGGGACACCGGCGTGTCGCCGCGATCGACATCGGCTCGAATTCGATCCGCCAGATCGTCGCCGACGTTTCCACCGACGGCACCATTCAAGTCGTCGACGAGATGAAGGCGGCGCCGAGACTCGCGACGGGGCTCGCCGCGAACGGACGGCTCTCGGACATCGCGATCCGCGCGGCGATCGAAGCCGTCGAGCGTATGGCGACGCTGGCCAAAGAGCTCGGCGCGGCGCGCATCGACGTCGTCGCGACGAGCGCGGTCCGCGACGCGAGCAACGCCGCCGCCTTCATCACCGAAGTGCAGCGCGTGACCGGTCTTCGCGTGCGCGTGCTGGACGGCGCCGAAGAGGCGCGACTCAGCTTCCGCAGCGCGGTCGCGCACTTCGACATGGGAGTCGGCCGCACGGTGGTGCTCGACATCGGCGGCGGCTCGGCCGAATTGGCGCTGAGCGCCGAGGGCGTGATCGAACGTCTCGTGTCGCTGCCGTTCGGCGCGATCCGGTTGACGGAAGAATTCTTCGAGCACGGCGTAACGCCCCGCGGCGTGCGCAAGCTTCGCAAAGCGGTGAGCAACGCGATCCGCGCCAACGTGCCTCGCCGCGACTGGCGCGGCGCCCAACTCATCGGCTCGGGCGGGACGTTCACCAACCTCGCCGGTGTCTACCTGGCGCGGCAGGGAATCCTCACGGCCGCGCGGTCGGTCCACGCGGCGCACATTCCGCGCGCGGATCTCGAGCACATCCTCGACATGCTCGCCGACATGACGTCGGACGAGCGACGCGAGGTGCCGGGGCTCAATCCCGAGCGAGCCGACATCATCGTCGCCGGCGTCGCGGTCGCGGCCGAAGTGCTGCGACGCCTCGAATCTCGCGAGCTCGTGGTGTCGCGTTACGGAATTCGCGAGGGGTTGCTCCTCGAGGCGGCGCGGGTCGTTCCGACGATCGCCGACCCCGGCGACGCTCGCGCGCGCTCGGTGACCGACCTCGCCCAGCGCTGCCACGCCGAAGAGCCGCACTCGTCGCGCGTTCAGGTGCTCGCGCTCGCGCTGTTCGACGCGCTCGGCGAGCGGCTCGGCTGCACGCGCGACGACCGGGCGGCGCTGGCCGACGCCGCGTTGCTGCACGACGCGGGCTACCACATCAGCTATGAACGGCACCACAAGCACTCGTACCATCTGGTGCTCCACGCCGATCTGCTCGGCATGCCGCCGTCGGAGCAGGTCGTGATCGCGAACGTCTCGCGCTACCACCGCGGATCCGAGCCGCGGCGCCGTCATCGCAACTTCGGCATGCTCGACAAAACGCTGCGACGCCGCATTCGCCGGCTGTCGGCGATTCTGCGCATCGCGGATGGACTTGACCGTGGCCACGTAAGCGCGGTCGCGGGCGTGAAGGTCCGCTGGACGCAGCGCGCGATTCGCATCACTCCCGTCCCCGCGTCACCGCGGCCGCGCGGAGCGATGAGGCTCGAGATGTGGGGCGCTCACCGAAAATCGGGGCTGTTGGCGACCGTCGCGGGGACGGCGGTGGAGATCGTGGCGCCGGACGGGCATGTACTATCGTCCGACAGCTTGGGGGGGGAGGAGTTGGAGTAA